Proteins encoded in a region of the Sphingomonas jaspsi DSM 18422 genome:
- a CDS encoding division/cell wall cluster transcriptional repressor MraZ encodes MPAFLRTVIERRGDARAIVLAKHDQFPCLSAYDPAYAALKHAKIERLAEKQETDPASELDYLRRTMMAFGATEEVPYDSSGRIIVPPMMRRKGGLADLALFLGVGETFQIWNPDEFLKHPDIPEDLKDICRFRLEERGL; translated from the coding sequence GTGCCCGCTTTCCTGCGTACCGTGATCGAACGCCGCGGCGACGCCCGCGCCATCGTCCTGGCCAAGCACGACCAGTTTCCCTGCCTCAGCGCCTATGATCCTGCCTACGCCGCGCTGAAGCATGCGAAGATCGAGCGCCTTGCCGAGAAGCAGGAAACCGACCCCGCGTCGGAGCTTGATTATCTGCGCCGCACCATGATGGCCTTCGGCGCCACCGAAGAGGTTCCTTACGATAGCAGCGGCCGGATCATCGTGCCCCCGATGATGCGCCGCAAAGGGGGACTCGCCGACCTCGCCCTGTTCCTAGGGGTCGGCGAGACCTTCCAGATCTGGAATCCGGACGAATTTCTGAAGCATCCGGATATCCCTGAAGACCTGAAGGACATCTGTCGCTTCCGGCTCGAGGAGCGCGGGCTATGA
- a CDS encoding peptidoglycan D,D-transpeptidase FtsI family protein encodes MNAPTPALVARPERLRLVGQRRQILAVMHQRLMFGMLVYGAIVAVIALRLLYLGVFGDHAGRKQGFGGLNVERGDIVDRDGIALARTIDAWTIGLNGKKVIGNKLDLARKLAALMPEKDEATYLKMLRSGKFFYLRRRAAPDLVAAVNAIGEPGLQLEREPDRLYPQTTLAAHVLGYTDIDGHGTSGIERAFDKQLLDPALRNQPLALSISSRVQQALEHELNEAMVKFSAIGAAGVIMDVHTHEVLAMTSLPTLNPNSPGQAIDAARFNRAAQGVYELGSTFKPFTVAMAMDSGVVRSMGQMYNCPREYPIYGHVIHDTHPFGRACSVAEIMMESSNIGTAQIADQLGTKRQQAFLKKMGFLDRVEVELAEKGHPILSRNWGPFETLNVGFGQGIAVTPLQLANGYATLFNGGIYRPATMLRVDDAHPMTNGRRVFSAETSRKMRALLRLVVTNGTGKNANAEGYRIGGKTGTAQKVINGHYSKTINITSFAGVFPMDDPRYVIVVMLDEPHATADTFGFTTAGWNVAPVVKKTVSRIAPMLGVRPDKKLEPNMAEVLPYVHEEK; translated from the coding sequence ATGAACGCGCCGACGCCCGCTCTCGTCGCACGGCCCGAGCGGCTCCGACTGGTCGGACAGCGCCGCCAGATATTGGCCGTCATGCACCAGCGCCTGATGTTCGGCATGCTGGTGTACGGTGCGATCGTCGCCGTCATCGCCCTTCGCCTGCTCTATCTCGGCGTGTTCGGGGATCATGCCGGACGCAAGCAGGGGTTCGGCGGTCTTAACGTCGAGCGCGGCGACATCGTCGACCGCGACGGCATCGCGCTGGCCCGCACCATCGATGCCTGGACCATCGGCCTCAACGGCAAGAAGGTGATCGGCAACAAGCTCGACCTCGCCCGCAAGCTCGCCGCGCTGATGCCTGAAAAGGACGAGGCGACCTATCTCAAGATGCTGCGGTCGGGTAAATTCTTCTACCTGCGTCGCCGCGCCGCCCCGGACCTGGTCGCCGCCGTCAACGCGATCGGCGAGCCCGGCCTGCAGCTCGAGCGCGAGCCCGACCGGCTTTATCCGCAGACGACGCTTGCCGCGCATGTGCTGGGCTATACCGACATCGACGGTCACGGCACGTCGGGCATCGAACGGGCGTTCGACAAGCAGCTGCTCGATCCGGCGCTGCGCAACCAGCCGCTCGCGCTATCGATTTCGAGCCGGGTGCAGCAGGCGCTCGAGCATGAACTCAACGAGGCCATGGTCAAATTCTCGGCCATCGGCGCGGCGGGCGTCATCATGGACGTCCACACCCACGAAGTGCTGGCGATGACGTCGCTGCCGACGCTCAATCCCAACTCGCCGGGCCAGGCGATCGATGCGGCGCGGTTCAACCGGGCGGCGCAGGGAGTCTACGAACTGGGGTCGACCTTCAAGCCGTTCACCGTGGCGATGGCGATGGACAGCGGCGTGGTCCGCTCAATGGGGCAGATGTACAATTGCCCGCGCGAATATCCGATCTACGGCCACGTCATCCACGACACCCATCCCTTCGGCCGCGCCTGCTCGGTCGCCGAAATCATGATGGAAAGCTCCAACATCGGCACCGCCCAGATCGCCGACCAGCTGGGCACCAAGCGCCAGCAGGCGTTCCTGAAAAAGATGGGCTTCCTCGACCGCGTCGAGGTGGAACTGGCCGAAAAGGGCCATCCGATCCTGTCGCGCAACTGGGGGCCGTTCGAAACATTGAACGTCGGCTTCGGTCAGGGGATCGCGGTCACGCCGCTGCAGCTGGCGAACGGCTATGCGACCCTGTTCAACGGCGGCATCTACCGCCCGGCGACGATGCTCCGGGTCGACGACGCGCATCCCATGACCAACGGTCGCCGCGTGTTCAGCGCCGAAACCAGCCGCAAGATGCGCGCCCTGCTGCGCCTCGTCGTCACCAACGGCACCGGCAAGAACGCCAATGCCGAAGGCTATCGCATCGGCGGCAAGACCGGGACCGCGCAGAAGGTCATCAACGGCCATTATTCCAAGACCATCAACATCACCTCCTTCGCCGGCGTGTTCCCGATGGACGATCCGCGTTATGTGATCGTTGTCATGCTCGACGAACCCCATGCGACGGCCGACACCTTCGGTTTCACCACCGCCGGCTGGAACGTCGCGCCGGTGGTCAAGAAGACCGTCAGCCGCATCGCGCCGATGCTGGGCGTGCGCCCCGACAAAAAGCT
- the rsmH gene encoding 16S rRNA (cytosine(1402)-N(4))-methyltransferase RsmH, with protein MSAAPHVPVLINEVVAGLAVVPGETLVDGTFGAGGYTRALLGAGAGRVIGFDRDPDAIANGPALVPDAKLTLIHERFSQMDKALAERDLLPVDGIALDIGVSSMQLDQADRGFSFQQDGPLDMRMSQSGQTAADFVNEADEGEIVRVLKDYGEEPRARTVAKAIVKARPLTRTSELANVVRKALGHHAGMKTDPATKTFQAIRIHLNAELEELEQGLRAAERSLRPGGRLAVVTFHSLEDRIVKRFLRTRSGGDPAGSRHLPMAHKGPSPTFEQVAKPVSPSDAELARNPRARSARLRTAVRTGAPAWDQPGTREKAA; from the coding sequence ATGAGCGCCGCGCCGCACGTTCCTGTCCTCATCAACGAGGTCGTAGCGGGTCTCGCCGTCGTCCCCGGCGAGACCCTAGTCGACGGCACCTTCGGAGCGGGCGGCTACACGCGCGCCCTGCTCGGGGCGGGGGCGGGACGAGTGATCGGGTTCGACCGCGATCCGGATGCGATCGCGAATGGACCTGCGCTCGTCCCGGACGCCAAGCTTACGCTGATCCACGAACGTTTTTCGCAAATGGACAAGGCGCTGGCCGAGCGCGACCTGCTGCCGGTCGACGGCATCGCCCTCGACATCGGCGTCAGCTCGATGCAGCTCGACCAGGCCGACCGCGGCTTTTCCTTCCAGCAGGACGGGCCGCTCGACATGCGCATGAGTCAGTCGGGCCAGACCGCCGCCGACTTCGTCAACGAAGCCGACGAGGGTGAGATCGTCCGCGTCCTCAAGGATTATGGCGAAGAGCCGCGTGCCCGCACCGTCGCCAAGGCGATCGTCAAGGCGCGTCCGCTGACCCGCACCTCGGAACTGGCGAACGTCGTGCGCAAGGCGCTTGGCCATCACGCGGGGATGAAGACCGACCCGGCGACCAAGACCTTCCAGGCGATCCGCATCCACCTCAACGCGGAACTGGAAGAGCTGGAGCAGGGCCTTCGCGCCGCCGAACGTTCGCTGCGTCCCGGCGGCCGCCTTGCCGTGGTGACCTTCCACAGCCTGGAAGACCGGATCGTCAAGCGCTTCCTGCGCACCCGCAGCGGCGGCGACCCCGCCGGCTCGCGTCACCTGCCGATGGCCCACAAGGGGCCGTCGCCGACCTTTGAACAAGTTGCCAAGCCGGTGTCCCCGTCGGATGCCGAGCTGGCCCGTAACCCGCGCGCGCGTTCCGCCCGGCTGCGCACCGCAGTCCGCACTGGGGCGCCCGCGTGGGACCAGCCCGGTACGAGGGAGAAAGCAGCATGA